One genomic segment of Bombyx mori chromosome W, ASM3026992v2 includes these proteins:
- the LOC134201743 gene encoding uncharacterized protein LOC134201743 — protein MVFGGALARLFRGALGHPRITGGGAAILRTGAGLGDGVARRGESGETTTLGRDSVAALGCFGAVDGSTARARFLPRATTVVNPSEGPGSGPAADSNSISDSVSEPEPDAAQDAIDAGAGVGGDSGESGIAQQQARTVFEIQGRDASDSASRMHNNVAINATTTMSGNSQLTFATAATIFHKNASGPNGVAIGTVF, from the exons atgGTTTTCGGTGGCGCGTTGGCCAGACTcttccgcggggccttggggcatccgcg GATTACGGGCGGGGGCGCGGCGATTTTACGGACGGGCGCGGGTTTAGGCGACGGAGTTGCGCGGCGGGGGGAGTCTGGTGAGACCACGACCTTGGGTCGCGACTCGGTCGCGGCCTTGGGCTGCTTCGGCGCCGtggacggttccacggcgcgggcgcgttttttgCCGCGCGCGACGACGGTAGTGAACCCATCCGAGGGTCCGGGTTCCGGGCCTGCGGCCGACTCAAACTCCATCTCCGACTCGGTGTCGGAGCCGGAGCCTGATGCCGCGCAAgacgcgatcgacgcgggcgcgggggtggggggggACAGCGGCGAGTCGGGGAT TGCACAACAACAAGCTCGAACTGTTTTTGAGATtcaaggtcgcgacgccagcgacaGCGCGTCGAGAATGCACAACAATGTCGCGATCAATGCGACAACGACAATGTCGGGCAACTCACAACTCACgttcgcgacggcagcgacaatttttcacaaaaacgcGTCCGGACCAAATGGTGTTGCAATCGGAACtgttttttga